From Bacteroidales bacterium, one genomic window encodes:
- a CDS encoding transpeptidase family protein: protein MERNDLIFKRIASLYQLFILVALCVIGRIVYLQFINPTDVKDTDISYRDEVIDAVRGDILAEDGRPLATSVPYYKIRIDCTVASPDTLKKYIDGLSKNLAEFYGDRTAGQYKAYILDGRRKGKRYLALGNRLVDYSELSQIKKFPLFNKGANRGGIIVEEKYKRNNPYGRLAYRTIGFINTEGVGVGIEGTWDYYLKGTPGHQIVQRMLGGEWIPVNTNQNIPPQDGYNIRTTINVDIQEAVENALRNQLEKGGNVDGATAIVMETKTGAIRAVANMKNDGKGGFDESYNYAIGEASEPGSVLKLVTLVSLLEDGYVTLETPVDAGNGHFSYGGHVFSDSHGGLGMINVLKAFEHSSNVCFAKLAVQFYQNNPKKFVDRIQNMKLGERFHLDIQGEAPATIYSPDDAMWSASTLASMGFGYGMLITPLHTLTFYNAVANDGRMMKPYFIEDYEKDGEIVKQFKPQEISGSICSKETARTAKIALRGVVTEGTGRSLNNPNYSISGKTGTARRAYGGKQGYEKNGMRRYQATFCGFFPSENPIYTAIVILYSGDTPGNFYGASQAGPVFKEIADFIYANSPEWNPVMDGKFIAKSGRRPSIAKGRASASKVAVEYLPIANRSMLIGKLEGHKWVDFQSDTSSIFPVSFPIYKDSLVDVTGMGLKDAVFVLENQGYKVKFSGSGRIVAQSPNAGSHAPKNTIINLQLTNNETR, encoded by the coding sequence ATGGAGAGAAATGATTTAATATTCAAAAGGATAGCTTCACTATATCAGCTATTTATTTTGGTAGCCCTTTGTGTAATAGGAAGAATTGTTTATCTCCAGTTTATTAACCCAACGGATGTGAAAGACACGGATATTTCATATAGAGATGAAGTTATAGATGCTGTAAGAGGAGATATCCTTGCAGAGGACGGAAGGCCGCTTGCAACAAGTGTCCCCTATTACAAAATCAGAATTGACTGCACCGTTGCAAGCCCCGACACTTTAAAAAAATATATAGACGGACTGAGCAAGAATCTTGCTGAGTTCTACGGTGATAGAACAGCAGGGCAATATAAGGCATACATACTTGACGGAAGGAGAAAAGGGAAAAGATATCTGGCTTTGGGAAACAGACTTGTGGATTATTCAGAGCTGAGCCAAATCAAAAAATTCCCTCTTTTCAATAAGGGAGCAAACAGGGGCGGAATTATAGTTGAAGAAAAATATAAGAGGAACAATCCTTATGGGAGACTGGCTTACAGAACAATAGGATTCATTAATACAGAGGGAGTTGGAGTTGGAATAGAAGGAACATGGGATTATTATTTGAAGGGTACGCCGGGACATCAGATTGTTCAAAGAATGCTTGGAGGAGAGTGGATTCCGGTTAACACAAACCAAAATATTCCTCCTCAAGACGGTTATAATATTAGAACAACAATTAACGTAGATATTCAGGAAGCTGTGGAAAATGCTCTGAGGAACCAGCTTGAAAAGGGAGGAAATGTTGACGGAGCAACTGCAATTGTCATGGAGACAAAAACAGGTGCAATTAGAGCGGTTGCAAATATGAAGAATGACGGCAAGGGCGGATTTGATGAATCATACAACTACGCAATTGGAGAGGCGAGCGAGCCGGGTTCTGTTTTGAAACTTGTAACATTAGTCTCCCTTTTGGAGGATGGATATGTTACCCTTGAAACTCCGGTTGATGCAGGCAACGGGCACTTTAGTTATGGAGGTCATGTTTTCTCAGATAGCCACGGCGGTCTTGGAATGATTAACGTGCTGAAGGCTTTTGAGCACTCCTCCAATGTTTGCTTTGCAAAACTTGCAGTACAGTTTTACCAGAATAATCCTAAAAAGTTTGTGGACAGAATTCAAAATATGAAATTGGGAGAGAGGTTTCACCTTGATATTCAAGGAGAAGCGCCGGCTACAATTTATTCTCCCGATGATGCCATGTGGTCAGCTTCCACATTGGCTTCCATGGGATTTGGATACGGAATGTTAATCACTCCGCTACACACTTTAACTTTTTACAACGCAGTTGCAAATGACGGGAGGATGATGAAGCCGTATTTCATAGAAGATTACGAGAAAGACGGAGAGATTGTAAAACAGTTTAAGCCTCAGGAAATAAGCGGCTCCATCTGTTCTAAAGAGACTGCCCGCACGGCAAAGATTGCCCTAAGAGGAGTTGTCACGGAAGGAACCGGCCGCAGCCTAAATAATCCGAATTATTCTATTAGCGGCAAAACCGGCACAGCCAGAAGGGCTTACGGAGGAAAACAAGGTTATGAGAAAAATGGAATGAGAAGATACCAGGCAACTTTCTGCGGATTTTTCCCATCAGAAAATCCAATCTATACTGCCATTGTAATCTTGTATTCCGGAGATACTCCGGGAAACTTTTACGGCGCATCTCAGGCAGGTCCTGTATTTAAGGAGATTGCAGATTTCATATACGCCAACTCGCCGGAATGGAATCCAGTGATGGATGGAAAATTTATTGCCAAAAGCGGAAGACGCCCAAGCATTGCCAAGGGCAGAGCTTCAGCAAGCAAAGTTGCAGTAGAATATTTGCCGATAGCAAACAGGAGCATGCTGATTGGCAAGCTGGAAGGGCATAAATGGGTTGATTTCCAATCAGATACATCATCCATATTCCCTGTAAGCTTCCCTATTTATAAAGACTCCTTGGTAGATGTTACGGGGATGGGACTTAAGGATGCAGTTTTTGTTTTGGAAAATCAGGGATACAAAGTAAAATTCTCCGGCAGCGGAAGAATAGTGGCGCAGAGTCCTAATGCCGGAAGCCATGCTCCTAAAAACACAATTATTAATTTACAATTAACCAACAATGAAACTAGGTGA
- the mraY gene encoding phospho-N-acetylmuramoyl-pentapeptide-transferase — MIYHLFQWLQSQGFDFPGVNLVRFISFRALVATMTSLIVALWIGPAIIRRLQKKQIGETIRDLGLEGQLEKKGTPTMGGSIILLSILIPTLLFGDLKNVYVILMILTTVWLGLIGFLDDSIKVFKKDKQGLKGKYKIYGQISLGLIVGIVLCFSDQVIIRQHVTADTPGAKAVVVQEAGEQNVLYYKDVKSTTTTIPFVKHNEFKYSWLAPGQGHVKDVMTNIVYIIIVIFIITAVSNGTNLTDGMDGLATGISAIVGTTLGILAYVSGNAIYSNYLSIMYIPNAGEVVIFMAGFVGALIGFLWFNAYPAQVFMGDTGSLAIGGIIGVASLLIRKELLIPIFCGIFFVESLSVIMQTAYFKYTKRKYGTGVRLFRMSPLHHHYQKANPDAIFQHPRQIYPEAKITVRFWIVAILLCAVSIITLKIR, encoded by the coding sequence ATGATATATCATTTGTTTCAATGGCTTCAGTCGCAAGGATTTGATTTCCCGGGCGTTAACCTTGTAAGGTTTATCTCCTTCAGGGCGCTGGTGGCAACTATGACATCACTGATAGTTGCACTTTGGATTGGTCCTGCAATCATACGCCGCTTACAGAAGAAACAAATAGGAGAAACCATTAGAGACCTTGGACTAGAAGGACAGCTGGAGAAAAAAGGAACACCTACAATGGGAGGAAGCATTATTCTTCTATCCATTTTAATCCCGACACTTCTGTTTGGAGATTTGAAAAACGTCTATGTCATTCTTATGATTCTGACTACAGTATGGCTTGGCCTTATTGGTTTCCTGGATGACTCCATTAAAGTATTTAAAAAAGATAAACAAGGCTTAAAGGGCAAATACAAAATCTACGGACAGATCTCTTTGGGACTAATAGTTGGAATTGTATTATGCTTTAGCGACCAAGTAATTATAAGACAGCATGTAACGGCCGACACTCCTGGTGCAAAGGCTGTTGTCGTACAAGAGGCGGGAGAACAAAATGTGCTTTACTACAAAGATGTAAAGAGCACAACAACAACAATTCCGTTTGTAAAACATAATGAATTTAAATATTCATGGCTTGCTCCGGGACAGGGACACGTTAAAGATGTAATGACAAATATTGTCTACATCATTATTGTGATTTTCATCATCACGGCCGTTTCTAACGGAACAAATTTAACAGACGGAATGGATGGGCTCGCCACCGGAATTTCTGCAATAGTCGGAACTACACTTGGAATTTTGGCATACGTATCCGGTAATGCCATATATTCTAACTATCTGAGCATAATGTATATACCAAATGCAGGAGAAGTAGTGATTTTCATGGCAGGCTTTGTGGGGGCGCTTATTGGATTCTTGTGGTTTAACGCATATCCTGCACAGGTATTTATGGGAGACACCGGCTCTTTGGCAATTGGAGGAATTATTGGAGTTGCCTCATTGCTCATCAGAAAAGAGCTTCTGATTCCTATTTTCTGCGGAATCTTCTTTGTAGAAAGTTTGAGCGTTATTATGCAAACTGCATACTTCAAATACACAAAAAGAAAATATGGAACAGGTGTAAGATTGTTCAGAATGAGCCCTTTGCATCACCATTACCAGAAGGCAAATCCCGATGCAATTTTTCAGCATCCGCGACAGATTTATCCAGAGGCTAAAATTACAGTAAGGTTTTGGATTGTCGCAATATTGCTTTGCGCTGTTTCCATTATCACATTAAAGATAAGATAG
- a CDS encoding UDP-N-acetylmuramoyl-L-alanyl-D-glutamate--2,6-diaminopimelate ligase, giving the protein MKLGDLLNGVKVIREFLGTEELSQGTAACSVANAAKVGRITADSRECKRGCMFIAVKGADADGHRFIGKAIEAGAQYVVCENIPEDEEIAVKAGKRDELTYIVVENGREAEAKIAANYYDNPSHALKLVGVTGTNGKTSIATLLYNMFTTLGYKCGLISTIANYIGQEKFPTINTTPGPIQLNALMDQMVAKGCQYCFMEVSSHAIDQGRIAELKYRGGIFTNITHDHLDYHKTFENYRNCKKKFFDTLPADAFALTNIDDRNGEYMVQNTKAQTYTYSCGNVADFKTRILEQSIEGMQLNINGTDVWCNFIGVYNAENLTAVYGTAMLLGAPHDEVIKIMSTLHSVAGRLEYFKGKDNVIAAVDYAHTPDALENVLKTLQALKPKGDLVCVFGCGGDRDKTKRPEMGAIAGTYATKIYVTSDNPRSEDPMAIIQDIKAGMNDEAKAKANFIPDRLEAIRSAILTAKPESLILVAGKGHEDYQIICGVKHHMDDRETVQKAFKERENLS; this is encoded by the coding sequence ATGAAACTAGGTGATTTATTAAACGGTGTTAAGGTAATAAGAGAATTCCTTGGAACAGAGGAACTTTCTCAGGGCACTGCCGCATGCAGCGTTGCAAACGCCGCAAAGGTTGGCAGAATTACGGCAGATTCCAGAGAGTGCAAAAGAGGTTGCATGTTCATAGCCGTTAAGGGCGCGGATGCAGACGGACACAGATTCATTGGCAAGGCCATTGAAGCGGGTGCGCAATACGTTGTATGTGAAAATATTCCGGAGGATGAGGAAATTGCTGTAAAAGCCGGAAAGAGAGATGAACTTACATACATAGTTGTAGAAAACGGAAGAGAAGCGGAGGCAAAAATTGCAGCAAATTATTATGACAATCCTTCTCATGCCCTTAAGCTGGTGGGAGTTACAGGAACTAACGGAAAAACTTCCATTGCCACCCTTTTATACAACATGTTCACAACTCTTGGTTATAAGTGCGGATTAATTTCCACAATTGCTAACTACATAGGACAGGAAAAATTCCCAACAATCAATACAACACCAGGTCCTATTCAGCTGAATGCGCTTATGGATCAAATGGTTGCAAAAGGGTGTCAATATTGCTTCATGGAAGTAAGCTCCCACGCAATAGACCAGGGAAGAATTGCAGAGTTAAAATATCGCGGGGGCATCTTTACAAACATTACTCATGACCATCTGGATTATCACAAAACTTTTGAGAACTATCGCAACTGCAAAAAGAAATTTTTTGACACACTTCCCGCAGATGCATTTGCCCTTACAAATATAGATGACCGCAATGGCGAGTACATGGTACAGAATACTAAAGCTCAGACATATACATACTCATGTGGAAATGTAGCGGACTTCAAAACAAGAATTTTGGAGCAGAGCATAGAGGGGATGCAGCTTAACATTAACGGCACAGACGTTTGGTGCAATTTCATCGGCGTTTATAACGCAGAAAATCTTACCGCCGTTTACGGAACGGCAATGTTGCTGGGCGCTCCTCATGATGAGGTAATTAAAATTATGAGTACGCTTCACTCCGTTGCAGGACGTTTGGAATATTTTAAAGGAAAGGACAATGTGATTGCCGCCGTTGATTACGCGCACACTCCCGATGCATTGGAAAATGTGCTAAAAACATTGCAGGCGCTAAAACCTAAAGGAGATTTGGTTTGCGTATTCGGGTGTGGCGGAGACCGTGACAAGACTAAGAGACCGGAGATGGGAGCAATTGCAGGGACCTATGCTACAAAGATTTACGTAACCAGCGATAATCCGCGCAGCGAGGATCCAATGGCAATCATACAAGACATTAAAGCGGGTATGAATGATGAGGCAAAAGCAAAAGCCAATTTTATTCCCGACAGATTAGAGGCAATACGCAGCGCAATCCTTACGGCAAAACCTGAGTCTTTGATTCTCGTTGCGGGCAAAGGTCATGAAGATTACCAAATTATCTGCGGAGTTAAGCATCACATGGACGATAGAGAAACTGTGCAAAAAGCTTTTAAAGAGAGAGAAAATTTAAGTTAA